Below is a window of Dromiciops gliroides isolate mDroGli1 chromosome 5, mDroGli1.pri, whole genome shotgun sequence DNA.
TAAGGCATTAGTAATTGTGCcaccagaggagaaaaggagaggcacAAGTAGAAGGATTTTTCTAGGGTGGAAAGGAGTATGTATTCTTTAGACACAGGAAGACACATTATTGATTCCTGGTCTGTGCAGTTGTGTAGATGTGATTCCATCCAGAAATGTTTTGGGGCTAAGGAATAGGGCTGAAGGGTGATTGGGAGTGATGTATTCCTGAGATACACCATGTGAACAGAAGGGCAAGGGCAAGGGCAAGGAAAATGAGGACTCAGAATGATGTTTAGGTTAATTGGGCTAAACCAGGGTCCAGATTATGAAGGGAGGCCAGAATGGGGATGATGGAGTTGTTGAGAGGGAGGAAGGCATAGGGTTAGAGAATATGAGGAAAACAAACACTGAGTTTAGCAGCAATAAGGTgcagggagagatggaaaggcaGGGAATTATGACTGAGAAAATGAATGTGTAGCAGAGAGTATGAAATGAGGAGATCATCCATATTGGGTGGTTGAGATGGAATGCAGACATAGAAATCTCAGAAAATGGAGACTGGTATTGATCCACTGACCAATTTCACCATCTTTCCCCTTTAAATTTACAAATACTGGTGACAtctatttcaattttttcaaaagtatttcatttcatttaacaaaataatgaaagatTTGGGGTTGTATTTCAGTATAACATATAGTCTTTGGGATCACTCAGCTCCCATTTGCACATTCCAGGTTTGGCTCCAATGTGTGATGGCTCTTCACCCTCATGATTCTAGGGTACTCCAAAGAGTGGTGGAGATTTTCTGCAATGTTAGCTTATGAGCTTGGATATTGGCGTTTCAGTGTTGATAATTAGTTATCCACAAGAACTATTAGATTTTAGAAACAGGTATTTACTCAGATGGTCTAAAAAGAACATTTAGTCCAAAGAATCCCCTTTCTAAGATGAGAGTATATTGTCCCACAAATATATCCAGGTTGCCATGGAAAGGGAGCTCAAAATTAAAGAGCACATGTCTTGACAACTCTGTtggttctatatttttctttttttccctttttttcttttttttttccagggcaatgggggttaagtgacttgcccagggtcacacagctagtaagtgtctgaggctgggtttgaattcaggtcctctgttGGTTCTATTTTCACTTAAAATTCTGatgtcaaaaaaaaaggaatctgatTATATGTTCACAACTTTTCTACTTAACTCTATATGAAATCTCCAGAGATTTGACCCATATATTTCAATTCCACATGAAATACAAAACTTTCAGACAGATGTTATCCAGTTGTAGCAAGtgtgggaaaaaaagtaaaaaaaaaaaaacacattaaataccaaggatgggggggggcagctaggtggcacagtggataaaacactggccctggattcaggaggacctgagttcaaatccgacctcagacacttgacacttactagctgtgtgacccattgccccacccaagcaaacaaacaaaaaaccaaggatCCTACCATCAAGAATTAGAAAATAGAGCATATGGGTTACAACATGAAGCAAAGTAATAGCAATCCAGGAGACAAGATGAATAGAGCAAGAGAGAGTTATAACCCATTAGGTATAGTCTTAGCAAGATGGAGACCTGGTAACTGTTAAGAGCTGGGTTGGGGACAGTTGTCTTCCCCAAGCCTTATGCTCAGGGACCTATGCAACCCAACCAAGGCATGAGTTACCAATTAGTTGTGCTTTCTGTCCCCACTAGGTACACCAAGCTTGACAACGTGGTAAGAATCttttagaattaaaatggaaGATTTAAACTTACAGAAGACATTTGACCTGATGGAGAATTCTGTTCTCTGCCATGTGGCAACAGATAAACAAGAGAAGGAGGAAATCAAAATACTTCAGCCTTCAGTGGTTCCTGAGAGCTTCCAGGGAGAAGTTACAGAAGATGATGCTCAGTCCACAGGTAAAATTCTGCCCCACAATCCTCGGGGATTTTCAAATGGATTCCTCTTTTTATCCTACCTTTCCtctgatcattttatttcttgagCTTATAATGAAATCAATATGTAGAGAAGAAAGTGGTGGAATGATATAATTGAATATCTATAGTGACAAAATCAGAGAATCTGGGAGTTGGAAGAGCTATTGGAAGCTGTCTATTCCAAGCAGTACCTGAGCAACCACCCATCTATCCCTTGTACCAGTAAAATCAACAACCACCTTCTGATTGAATCTCACCTCAAGGTGGGAATTCTGGCTGTTGACAATGTCATTACTACCTGAAAATCCCGGGAAAGGCAATTCCATTCTCTGAGTCTCTTTCCTCCTATTTAAAATGAGGGTCTTCAGTTAGAAAATTTCCAAAGTCTCCACAGCAGCCctcaccaatcatcttgacttttgtcctgccacggGACTCCACCAAttctggagcagagagtgaggctgaagactttgcacagctccactccacttaaatccaattcagaagcaagttaagacatcaccttcctgatgttattggtcctcttcaagaaggaaggactgGCCAGCAACAAGACTCAAGAAGCATACAAAAacaaagtgttttacacatgGCTAGTGTGTGAATCTGCTGTGCTTCACTACTGATAAGTGTTCTAtgggatttatttttatttttcatatgtggGGGGCATaggcaggagggagaaaaagttttattaatacaAAAAGTaacatgaaaattttaaaattaaaaacatacatGAATTAAAGAATTAATTGCTAATTAACCTGTTCCCCTTTGCACCCATTTCAGGTGCACCTTGTTTACCAAATAGCATGATTGTGCCTAGAGGAAGTATCAGTCATCCTATTGAGGATGACATCTCCAAAGGCAATTCTGAGGCAACTGTCAGCTTGATTCCCCTATTCCCAGAAAAGGGTGTACAGTATAGGGAAAATTACAGAAAAGGTCTGCTGCAATCCCCTATAATGAAGGTGATCAAATACAAATGCTGGGtgaagttgttattattattcatcagTAGTAATgagaatagttaatatttatgtaGGGTTattggtttgcaaagtgctttacaaatactgtcaTCCTCATGATGGTTTGAGGAAGAAATTGATGTGATTAcacgtttttgttgttgttgttactaatgAAGTAACTCAAGCTAACAGAGTGTAAGTGATTTGACTGGGGTCAAACTGCTAGTATGTGTTTAAAGTcatacttgaattcaggtctatctGACTTGAGGTCCAGCCCTCTAATCACTGTTCAGCTGACTGTCCATTCCTCTGTCAAACCTACAGGAATGTCAccattttctattctcttttcctttcccaaatGCTTTCCCCCCCATTTACATGTATTCAGGATTCTGCCAATTCCGTGGAATAGTGCCCCATGGATGTTCACCTACAAGCCACAGTTTCAGGACATTGGTAAGCTGGAGAGTATTCAGAGGAAGGTAGcaaggggtggggaaagctttgAATCAGTGACATGTGGGGATCAGCTGAAGGAATTAGGTCTGATTAGTCTAGAGAAGAGACTTGGGTGGAGCATGATAGATGCCTCCAAGTGTGTTAAGGGCTAGCTTGTAGAGGacagattagacttgttttgtttggttctAAATGGCATAACTAGGAGCACTTGGTGGAAGAGACAAATCTACAGTTGGCATCGGGATAAAGTTCCTAATTGCTGGAGTTGTCCCTGAATGGAAGAGGATGCCTCAGGAAGTGGTAACTTCTCTCtgcttggaggtcttcaagcagaggttggagCCTGACTTTTTAGGTGTGTTAGAATGGGGATTCCTTCTCAGtagaggttggaatagatgagcactgaggtcccttctctgGTCCCAAATACTCACTCTCTGTGACTATAAAATAACAGTTGTGAAGTCTAGTGGAAGAAGCATTGCTTTGCCAGTCAGAAGACTGGCTTTCAGATACTGCCTCTACTACTTTCCACCTGTGTGGTATATTATCTCTGTgcatctcactttcttcatttcccaAAGGAAAGGGTCGTAGTCCTTGACTTCAAAGGGTCCTTGACTTCGCCACCTCAGACCCACTGCCCTGCACTCAGAGACCTGTACTCTGCTTTGAAAAAGCAGAACTCAAAATGGGAACAGATAAAAAAGTTTCAGTAGAAGTGGAATATACCCAACATTTGAAGGAGCCTGATTTGGGCTTAAAAGTATTGGGATGCAAGTGGGGCAAGGCACCCAGGCACAGGGCCGGGTAGGACAACCTTCAGCAAAGCCTCCTTTGCTTGCTGGGTCAAATCTTGTCCCCCTCTCATGACTCCATGTGAAACATGGTCTCATTGTAAATCACACAGATCCTGAAATGACAAGCATATTCATATGTTGTTTGACTTCCCCCGACAGATCTCTTCATTAAAAGACAACCAGATCCTCTCAGTGGCAGTCAATCAACTGAGAGAGAGGCCAGTGATGGGGTAAGAAAGAGGAAGCAGGAACATCCTGATGAAGAGAAAGGACAGCAGAAGAGGTGGCGAGTCAGCAAACCTCTGATGGAGACTCTATGGGCACAGTTCAAAAGCAGGAGGCCTCTTGAACTCAGGGATCGTATCAGACTTTCATTTGAGTTCTCATTGGTTGACAAACAGGTAAGTGATGTGCATTTCTTTAGCAAGAGATGTTCTGTCACATATTTCATTCTGCCTtacgttttttttttaaatcataagccTTGTACATCAATtcacattgtttcttttttgattttgtacAGATCtctaaatggttaaaaaaaaaggagaagcagTATAAAAAATTTAGTAAGAAAAGGAGGCATTGCTGTAAACACAGACACCCTCGGTAAGTTTTTAATACATTGGATCTTTCTAAGTCACCAAGTGTCAAAAAAGTGGGTGTTGAACAGAAAGATTTTGGGTCACACACAGAACTTTTAGTTGGTAAACCCAACAGCTACAGCTGGGGCTTGTTTTGTGGTGCAGTCATAAACCCTGCCCATGCTCATTTTCCTACAACTCCTGCCAACTTCCACCATacctacaacccccccccccacagcccTATTATTGAAAACCACTGCCATGTTCTAACACATGTAATACTGCAACGTATATAATAAAGGGTTGTTGCCATTCAGTATATCATATTCTTTGGTTTTCTGGTTCTTTCCTTAGATCCTGAAGAGCATTGAAGATCATGCACATTTTATCATCTGCCTCAAGAGAATTCCCTGAAGATACAGAAGGAATTTTAATGCTCTATTTGGAACCTCCTAGGTGACCAATTATAGGATACTGAGCAGGCCCTGGTTTTGCATTGCTTTGatgatacatttctttttttaaaaagaaagttatttttttattgtccagccttaagaaaatgatggaagagATGTCAGTAATGAAAATGAAGCTTAAAACTATTTGTGAATACATTTTTAGGGGAGGAGActtggtttttaaacatttaccaacacaacACTTAGGGAGCATCCATTATATGCCAAAGcaactcatttcactttgggacagTTTTCAGCATTTGATGATATATTTCaattacttttaataaaaatTCATGGTGACACAGCATTTCTCATCTTCTGTCTTTTTATCTGCATCTTTACTTCTTGGACCCCCATGTTTCTTTACCAATTCCCAATTGCATTGAGTAAAAATCTACTTTTAATTTGTTTGCTAATCCTCTTGTATCAACATAAAATTTATTTAAGGGTGATTCATTAACATTCAAGATTTCTAGTAAGaatagtttcctttaaaaaaaaacccaaccctgtcAGGGCATCTAGGGGGCCCAGTatatagagcacaggccctggagtcacgaggacctgagttcaaacctggcctcagacctttgacacttaccagctgtgtgacactgggtaagtcacttaacccccattgcctcacccacaAAATCCCCCAACCCTGTCATAGATCCATCTTGTTGAAGACCCTAATGAAACTAAGACGAAATGGCCTTTAGTGAAAACAGCCAAACCAGAACTCAGGGCTTACGTGTTCAAACAGAACCCATCTCAAGGCTCTGGCCCTTCAAAGAGCCCCATCCCTGAGAGGTCTTTAAGCTCAGACTGGGATTTGTGACAGACACACAAATAAACGGGATTCACCACAAATGGAGATAAGTCCTGAGTGAAACCTGATCACTGCTCTTCAGGACCTGCTCAAGGGCCTTCCACAAAAAGTCCTGTCTAAGATATTTTCTATTGAAATGAATTGGAATCTATTGAAGTACTTCCAAGTGGAAGAGTGATGAGGCTTCCCCTGGGTCCTAAAGGCAGAACTACATGCAGTGAGTGGGAATGATACTAACCTGGAATAAAGCATCCTGTAGTGGCAAGTTTACTAATACTCTAAAATCCCCTCACCTTGAACTTTGATCCCTCAATCATCAACCCCCTTTGTATTCTGGACCCTATCCTAAGCTAATTGTCCATGTGTAGCCATTCACATTTGGATCCTGCATGCCCCTTGAGTCCCTGGAGGGTTGCATAGGATGCATGTCGTGTCCATAGCCAGTCAATGCAAAATGCTTGGCAATGTTACTATGGCTGGAAGAAGCCAACGTATAAGAAACCACGTTTGTCAAGTACTTCCAAAATCAAGACATGGCTAGCATATAGCGGGAGAGGGGCTCATATGTAGGAGAAGTGCATGGTCAAGACAAACTCTTAGAAGAACCACACTTATCTTCAATGCTTAAAGGATGCCATCAGTACCTCGTATTTGGCTTACAAAGACAAGAATGGAAAAGAGGTCCTCAGGAAGCATCCATTCTGCTGCGAATCATATTCTGCACTTGGGAGGGGTACATGAAGAGGGGGATCATGGATGTTGTGTTGGAAAGGAAACCAACCTGGGGGCAGAAGCCATGCTTTCAGTGCTGCCTCAGCTATTCACTCCATGACTGAAGATGTGCCAGTCACTAATGATCCCTGCATCAGTTTCATATATACAGAATAAGGGGAATTTTTCTGGTCCAACCTATGAGATGGGGTTATCGTAAGGAAAAGGGATTGTAGACTGCTACATTCCATGTAAACGTGAGTTACTTATTATGAAGAATTCCCAGGGAATGGGAAGAAATGACTGGTCAGTGGGTAAAGGTATAGATATGGGAACTCTCAAACTTGTGGTGACAGCTCTAGGATTTTACCTGCTACTGCCACTTGGAACTCCAGTCAGTGCCACAAAAAATGCCAGTCCAGTGGGCAAGAAGGAGAACAACTAGTGGCTAGGACAAAGAGCTTGTGCTAGCAGTTCATAGCTTGGCCCAGGAGTACAGAGTTTGACTAAACAACTCAGAAATGCTTCTGGAGGTTGACACCTTTGCCAAAGAATTTATACTCTGCTCTGTGAGTTCACACCTTGTCCTTAGAGCCCCAACAGAAGAAGGTGTTTActcacattcctttttttaaaatagtattttgccCAGGTCTATGTAAAGACAAtacttaacattcatttaaaaaatttttagttccaaatcttctctctccctccctcacttttcCTTGCCCTGAAATAGTAAGCCATTTGTTTTAGGGTAAACATGttcaattatgcaaaatataGTAGTCATGTTGGTTTACTCACATTTCATTACCATAGAATatctgagctggaagagatcccagggcccatctagtccaactgatATCTGGATTAAAAGTAGCTCCCCAATGCTTACTCACAAGTGGTTTTCCAATCTCAGATTGATTTCCTCTAGTGAGGGGGAAGTCAATGCCTCCCAATGAATTTCAGGAGCTCATTCATATTTTGAATCCTAAATGATAGGAATGCTTTCCATTCTTTGAACTGAAATATTCCTCTGTACAAATTCCACACTTTGCTTTTTGGTCTTTCCTCTTGGATGAAGCACAAATATTCTATGCAGGGCACCCtgcctttaaatacttgaagacaatctACAAGCCATATTcaatcttctctcctccaggaAAAAAAGGATCCTCAGTTCTTCCAACTGTCCTTGAAACATGGTCCTATCTCAAAGCCCTTCACTATCTATGTCATCCTACTCTGGAGGCTCACCCCATGGTTTTCTCTCAAGACAAGCCCCTGGAATGTCCCCTAAATGAGGAAAGACAAACAGGATGCAGTATAAGGGCAATTGGAAGCCCATGgtgactgaaagaaagaaagagctacAAAGGAACCATCATGGCCATCAGTGAAGCACAGTAATAAAGGAAAAACCTTATATCCTAATAAAGAGATGGCAAAGCAAACCAATTATGgttaaaaggggtgggggaggcaggtgCCCATCCTCAATGATTAGCAGAGTTGCAAAATGAAGCCATTAGGTTCACACATTCTTTCCCTCAATGATAAGTGAAAACCACTCTCCCAAAGTGTAAACTCCACAGTCTAGAGAGGATATCCCAGGATTCCTGCTCTACCCCCTTGGCCTCTATATAAATGGACCTCAGTCATCTAACACATTCAGAACCATTGGAAGCAACTTTGCATGCACAGTGAagagagttttctttttcccaagAAAGTCTCAGAAGTCACGTTGGGAAGATCTTCAGAAAAAGTTTCTTCTCCTTGCGTGGTAAGTGTTTCATTGATGCAATGGGTACTGGGATAGCTTTGTAGGACAGATGTGGAACCAACTTGGATGGAGCCATTATGCATCATTGGGGAAGCCCAGGACAGCAACTCAAAAGTAGCAGGAACCCCCAATCCTGAGGGGAAATTCAAGATACTCTATGTATAAGGAGTACTGAAGGTGGACTCCAAAGATATGGGTTTTAATCTTGGCCCTGcttcttactagctgtaggaccttAGAGAAAATGCTTTCACTCTCTGCAccagtttcctttcctgtcaaATCATCCAATAAGACTTTATCTGTCCATAGTCATAAGGatgttgtggggtgggggtgatgggttataaagagaataagcatttagacAGAGAtaactaagtgccaggcattcttccaagtgctttagaaatgttgcagttcatcctcataacaattctacaaggtaggtgctattatgatacccattttatagatgaggaaacggaggacAACCAAAGTTAAGTAAGTTGCCCtcagtcatacatctagtaaagaaatgtctgtggccagattctTCTCAGATTttcttggctccaagtccaagtattttatccactggacTCACAGGACATGTGAGGCAAATTATAAATCATGAAAAACTTAGGGAAGCCATCTCTGCCTTCTCCTAAAAAGCAAAAGATGGCTCTTGCATAATCACTCTGACCATAGAGAAGACAAGGAGCAGGTGTCCTAGATGAGGTGGaccatgggaagggaagagagaattgtGTTCTGCTCTTTTATAGAGAGCCTGagctggggaaacaaagagaTGGCCAATGGATTTAGAAAAGTTTCCctgtttctcattttacatacCCCAGCTCTCCATTTTCACAGGGACCCAGATTTCTTCTAGGAGAATGTCAGTAGCACACCTGAGGTCTATAGATGGCATTCCCTTTGTGGTTCACTGTAATGGACCATATTTAAGGTGGAGGGCACAGAGTTAGCTAGTTAGATCACTGGACCCCACATTAGCCCAGAGAAGAAGTGATGGAAGTAGAAGACTCAGGAAGCAGAGATGTTTTCCTGGGACAGAAAATGGAGCTTTTCTTCCTCAGAGACTATAGGGAAATAGGTTTAAAAAAGGGTAAAGTTAC
It encodes the following:
- the NANOGNB gene encoding NANOG neighbor homeobox isoform X2; the encoded protein is MSPFSILFSFPKCFPPHLHVFRILPIPWNSAPWMFTYKPQFQDIDLFIKRQPDPLSGSQSTEREASDGVRKRKQEHPDEEKGQQKRWRVSKPLMETLWAQFKSRRPLELRDRIRLSFEFSLVDKQISKWLKKKEKQYKKFSKKRRHCCKHRHPRS
- the NANOGNB gene encoding NANOG neighbor homeobox isoform X1 — translated: MEDLNLQKTFDLMENSVLCHVATDKQEKEEIKILQPSVVPESFQGEVTEDDAQSTDLFIKRQPDPLSGSQSTEREASDGVRKRKQEHPDEEKGQQKRWRVSKPLMETLWAQFKSRRPLELRDRIRLSFEFSLVDKQISKWLKKKEKQYKKFSKKRRHCCKHRHPRS
- the NANOGNB gene encoding NANOG neighbor homeobox isoform X3 produces the protein MGPISCSLFSALLSGLLLSPPGEDLFIKRQPDPLSGSQSTEREASDGVRKRKQEHPDEEKGQQKRWRVSKPLMETLWAQFKSRRPLELRDRIRLSFEFSLVDKQISKWLKKKEKQYKKFSKKRRHCCKHRHPRS